TTTCTAATGTTTCAAAAATTTTAATCGATGTGTTAGGAGTGTTCCTGAAAACCCTACTGTTGAAGCTGAAAACACTAGAGTTCCTCAACCGATAGAGAGGATTAGACATACCTTAAAATTTACTCCTGAAGGGGTACAAAAAACTACTGAAGAAATTCCAATCAAGAGGTAATAAACCTATTTAAATGTAAAAATAAGAACaaataaatttcaatttcaCAACCTTTACTAATAAATGTTTACAACTACAACTAAacaggaaagaaaaagaaaagatcgTACTGAGGCTTAAAATTCCAAGAAAGGAAAAACTTAATCCTATGTATGCTGCTTATGTTCCAAAAGTGTATGTCTTATGTTCTAATTTTCAAAAACGTGTGTTTTATTTAAATAATCCTATATTATAATCAACAATTCATGTACTAATATTTGGAATAAATTATAAACCTTTAGGGGTCAACCACCAAAAAAATGAGATTCAAAATTAAAGTTGATCTTTATTGGGTGAAGGCGGTGCCTATATTTGTCCATGATCAAAGGTAAACACTTTTTATCTAAAACTTAACACATTCAGAATACTTGAAAAAACAAAACTAATATTGTTGGATTTTAAGTTTTAGTCACTTGTATCAATGTTCTTTTTAATTGTAATGTATGTTCTAATAACCTTGACTTATGTTCTAATTCATAACTTAATGTTTTAGTAAACCATCCTATGTTCTAATTGCATatgtatatgttttaattaCTTGTTTGTGCGTGCTAATTAAGTCTGCAATatgttgtaattttttttaggaaTGAAGCGGAAAAGTTGGACATATCGAATGAGATTAAATATTCTGAAAAGCTGGAAGAGAACACAAAAGAGCCTCAAAAGGTGGATGTGCCTCAGACCACATCAACAGAAAAACAAAATGCAGAAACAGAGCCGGAGAAAACAGAGGAAAAGAAGGAAGAGATAAAAGCTGATACATTGAAGTTGCCACCTGTTACAACTCATTCAAATGAGTTAGAACCATCATCTCTGGGAACAAAACCAATAATTGAAGAAAACGCAGATGATGAGTTAGAAATTGCAATACAAGTGGCCATTGCCGAGTCGTTAAAAAACACTGATTCAAAGTAAGTCCaagatccaaaattttcatcttattttagtttaaaatattttaatgatataaaaatctaattatatatataattaatcccaaattcttatatgagactgtcttcaccatcaactgatggtgagaccagttcacacttgcgaatttaggtatgttacttctatagtttagacatgttaccttttttttttataattttagaggaggtactttttttagtttaggtatgttacttctatagtttatacatgttactttttttttatacggagtagttttaggggagataccttcttagattaggtatgttacttctatagtttagacatgttacttttttttatataattttagaggaagtactttttttagtttaggtatgttacttctatagtttatacatgttactttttttatacggagtagttttaggggagataccttcttagtttaggtatgttacttctatagtttagaaatgttacttcttttttaataattttagagaaggtactttttttagtttaggtatgttacttctatagtttagacatgttacttttttatttataattttagatgaggtacttttttagtttaggtatgttacttctatagtttagacatgttacttttttttatacggaatagttttaggggaggtacatttttagtttaggtatgttacttctatagtttagacatgttactttttttttatatataattttagaggaggtacttttttagtttaggtatgttacttctatagtttaggtctgttactttttttttatatagttttagagggggtacgctattggtttcgcgctcgtcgcaccatcaagttgatggtgtgactggtctcaccgGAGACGCGCTGATAATTAATATGTGTTAGGGATGGATCCAAGAAAGAAAACGAGGATGAAAATTCACAAACAAATGAACAGGAAGAAGTCCTTGTGGAAACTGATAATGAAGAAACAGATGATGAAAAagctgatgatgatgatgatcataAGCAAAGGAATGAAAACAATGAGAGAGAAAAACCGAGATCAGCTCCTAGGTATGTTATGAATATGAACCATTATATTTTAGTTAATTGCTTAAATTATAAAAGAATAACTTCTTTTCATAATTTACCAGGTGGGAGAATGTAAAGAAATCAACCCTTTGCCCAATGGAAAAGAAGGATTCTGGAGAAGAGGAACATGATGCGGATGACAGCACTGAAGGTGATGAGAATGAAAACACTGACGGTGATGATGATGAAAACACTGACGGTGATGAGGATGAAAACACTGAGAATGATGAGAATAAATCTGAAAACCTGAAGTCACCTGCTAGGTATGTTGGAAAAAAAGTACACTTTATGTTGTAATAGATAACTTATTGTTCTagttttataaattatattttgCATGTTATACTGCTTTAGAACATATTAAAAACAATTAGAACACAAGAGTGATTAATTAGAACATGTGTAAACTTAATTAGAAAATAAGAATGATTAATTAGAACATGAGTAAACTGAATTTGAACATATTAAATATAATTAGAACACAGGACTGATTAATTAGAACATGTGTAAACTAAATTAGAACATAAGAGTAAATTATTTGAATATGATTGAAGAATTTAAAACACACTAATACCTCATGTTCATATATAATGAAACATTCTAATGTATATTCTACTTCATTTTTACTGTGTAACAGGTAGAAGGTTAATGAACAAGTTGAAA
This genomic stretch from Spinacia oleracea cultivar Varoflay chromosome 3, BTI_SOV_V1, whole genome shotgun sequence harbors:
- the LOC110790417 gene encoding uncharacterized protein — protein: MERGDEEAIASANICENTSKIEHMQSDEAENAVDSGQNATSTDEKTTIHILKNLSSKEDHIQNEKDDNAVVSGLHTNATEENISSKCSNVFNKEDHIQNEKDDNVVVSGLHTNATEENISKSEKTEKDVAETKQKTVTFGSPTVNEEILKNIVLECDSIRNEDIEEDNPNPEKDGEQEPVLQETSIDSTISIQKSVPENPTVEAENTRVPQPIERIRHTLKFTPEGVQKTTEEIPIKRKEKEKIVLRLKIPRKEKLNPMYAAYVPKVNEAEKLDISNEIKYSEKLEENTKEPQKVDVPQTTSTEKQNAETEPEKTEEKKEEIKADTLKLPPVTTHSNELEPSSLGTKPIIEENADDELEIAIQVAIAESLKNTDSKDGSKKENEDENSQTNEQEEVLVETDNEETDDEKADDDDDHKQRNENNEREKPRSAPRWENVKKSTLCPMEKKDSGEEEHDADDSTEGDENENTDGDDDENTDGDEDENTENDENKSENLKSPARYVGKKVEDEVEDPVEQNDEETDDDILLSQFKVATTEEKKKEKDATNKNEEEKDDKNVAKKGKGVVQKKAAKALGRRTPTEVA